A single window of uncultured Pseudodesulfovibrio sp. DNA harbors:
- a CDS encoding NapC/NirT family cytochrome c yields the protein MERKTKSILLVMCGILIAFPLFSMTYYTMVRTSTPEFCGSCHEIRPAVMAWKTSTHVNNGQGFVADCMDCHLPAPQDTYDFFFAKTAHGLKDVFAHFTGGAESYDRTVMKKRVWSTMKNDQCMKCHRNLLHMPAKRGAMLAHRRVLYANGGEEYRCTDCHRDLVHKDRQFYDYKQFAAPYRATGLPNLGI from the coding sequence ATGGAGCGAAAAACCAAGTCGATTCTGTTGGTTATGTGCGGTATTCTGATCGCATTTCCGCTCTTCAGCATGACGTATTACACCATGGTCAGGACTTCGACTCCGGAGTTCTGCGGCTCTTGTCATGAAATCCGACCGGCGGTCATGGCTTGGAAGACATCAACTCATGTCAACAATGGGCAGGGCTTCGTGGCTGACTGTATGGACTGTCACCTCCCTGCACCACAAGACACATACGATTTCTTCTTTGCCAAGACAGCTCATGGACTAAAAGACGTTTTCGCCCACTTTACGGGCGGAGCCGAAAGCTATGATCGAACCGTTATGAAAAAGCGCGTCTGGTCGACCATGAAAAACGACCAATGCATGAAATGTCATCGAAACCTGCTGCACATGCCTGCCAAGCGAGGGGCCATGCTGGCACATCGCAGGGTTCTCTATGCCAATGGAGGCGAAGAATACCGCTGCACCGACTGCCATCGGGACCTCGTGCACAAAGACAGGCAATTCTACGACTACAAGCAGTTCGCCGCTCCTTACCGGGCGACAGGGCTGCCGAACTTGGGTATCTAA